One window of Oncorhynchus masou masou isolate Uvic2021 chromosome 33, UVic_Omas_1.1, whole genome shotgun sequence genomic DNA carries:
- the LOC135528396 gene encoding F-actin-monooxygenase mical1-like isoform X2: MVNQDPTNPSHALFDQFVQTQTCTEVQRTFSELCHHLELDPRDYHSFYTKLKERLNYWKAKALWIKLDKRAQHQDYQQGKVCAKTKCLVLGAGPCGLRTAIELALLGAQVVVLEKRDSFSRNNVLHLWPYTICDLRGLAAKTFYGKFCTGALDHISIRQLQLILLKVSLLLGVEVNTGVEFKGFVEPSEATGWMAKLFPDHHPAGKFQFDVFISAGGGRFVPDGFRWKELRGKLAIGITCNFINHHSAAEAQVAEISGVARIYNQKFFQDLLTEEGIDLENIVYYKDATHYFVMTAKKKSLLKMGVIKQDFSDANQLLGQANVDQDALLRYARGAAHFSTGHRLPNMQFALNHAGQPDVAMFDFTCMHRAENASLVRERKGKKLLIGLVGDCLVEPFWPLGTGIARGFLAAFDTAWMVRSWGKGNPHLEVVAERESIYQLLSQTTPENISKNYSVFSIDPATRYQHVNLNSIKANQLQHLYDVEDHVDLGRPTKKQKGRLSHLRQDSVGAFEELLKWCQQHTAGYDRVKVKDLTQSWRSGLALCALINTFRPHLIDMSSLKESDSVQNNQLAFSLLEEELGIPPIISASDMATKEQIDKLSMVLYLTQIHDAFNERTPTREPPSLLTPSKTLSFQAVFFLNKLKHNSLQRRKERLAAETEEKDKRMRMGDEEDPVAPLSAPEVTPDPELSPTSMNNEECYFCGQRVYVLERISTEGKFFHRSCFTCQQCGTTLRLGRYTFNQHTGKFYCELHSEQIGNREQSPSVKDTIGGHEERGVNSISSEDPSPCPSEDDEYYLDSGPPKPMESLHLQSQEDPSSKQPNPVEEHPVSPKPPIDVFTEKVFEDCEVEEEGKEGGEDAPSDPLTPVPKPRHSRSSIPSPQASPPVPKPRTVLLTPKGDTSPAHVGEKGSPRAEREKGTPKAAPDSRPKPSLRKLQLTDEEKNHLVNLSFSLDSDSETPGSSSCSSSSATAGGPCPPKPPGADGQEEEGYWSGGPGSGGPGSGGHIREHRNRRCFRRKEEPAAGRGQHARVRSKFSPWNLSSPRLGRDQRFSVLNSHPEVHHGHSVSEEDCADDDDEDEEEDELDMFAPDGLDLYDDKFQTIPSDPVEAEKLELLKMRTLDRRAKACEMQRFHKAQSIQRRLEEIEVTFKELEDKGVVLEQVLRGEEGSGGSPEMIDQWIHLVHQKNALVSEESDLMVASRQLELEDKQSMLEMELRQYMALDDSEKTAEKQAEEDRVLQEMLEVVDMRNSLVSFLDEKRLKEIESDKQQATSLLEAKRHSTASAGAQVHWA; the protein is encoded by the exons tgccTGGTTCTGGGTGCAGGGCCGTGCGGGCTGAGGACAGCCATAGAGCTGGCTCTGCTGGGGGCTCAGGTGGTGGTACTGGAGAAGAGGGACTCTTTTTCCCGGAATAACGTGCTGCACCTCTGGCCTTACACCATCTGTGACCTGCGTGGGCTGGCTGCCAAGACGTTCTATGGCAAATTCTGCACTGGGGCTCTGGATCACATCA GCATCCGTCAGCTCCAGCTGATACTGCTGAAGGTGTCTCTCCTCCTAGGGGTGGAGGTTAACACTGGGGTGGAATTCAAAGGCTTCGTGGAGCCCTCAGAAGCCACGG GCTGGATGGCCAAGCTGTTTCCTGACCATCACCCTGCTGGGAAGTTCCAGTTTGATGTCTTCATCTCTGCAGGAGGAGGGCGCTTTGTCCCTGATG GCTTCAGGTGGAAGGAGCTGCGAGGAAAGCTGGCCATCGGCATCACATGTAACTTCATCAACCATCACTCAGCAGCCGAGGCCCAGGTGGCAGAGATCAGTGGTGTGGCCCGCATCTACAACCAGAAGTTCTTCCAGGACCTGCTCACAGAGGAAG gTATTGATCTGGAGAACATAGTCTACTATAAAGACGCCACCCACTACTTTGTCATGACTGCCAAGAAGAAGAGCCTGTTAAAGATGGGGGTCATTAAACAG GACTTCAGTGACGCCAATCAGCTCCTGGGCCAGGCCAACGTGGACCAGGACGCCTTGTTGCGTTACGCCCGCGGCGCTGCCCACTTCTCCACAGGCCACCGCCTGCCCAACATGCAGTTTGCCCTGAACCACGCTGGCCAGCCTGACGTGGCCATGTTTGACTTCACCTGTATGCACCGTGCTGAGAACGCCTCGCTGGtcagggagaggaaaggaaagaaacTACTCATAGGCCTGGTCGGAGACTGCCTGGTGGAG CCGTTCTGGCCTCTGGGAACAGGTATTGCCCGTGGGTTTCTGGCTGCCTTCGACACAGCGTGGATGGTCAGGAGCTGGGGCAAGGGAAACCCACACCTGGAAGTCGTTGCTGAACG GGAGAGTATCTACCAGCTCCTGTCCCAGACCACGCCAGAGAACATCAGTAAAAACTACAGTGTCTTCAGCATAGACCCGGCTACACGCTACCAGCACGTCAACCTCAACTCCATCAAGGCCAACCAG TTGCAACATCTGTATGATGTTGAAGACCATGTTGATTTGGGCCGACCAACCAAGAAGCAGAAAGGCAGGTTGTCTCACCTGCGACAAG ATTCAGTTGGAGCTTTTGAGGAGCTGTTGAAGTGGTGCCAGCAGCACACGGCAGGGTACGACAGGGTGAAGGTGAAGGATCTGACCCAGTCCTGGAGGTCTGGCCTGGCCTTGTGTGCCCTCATCAACACCTTCAGACCCCATCTTAT TGACATGTCCTCTCTGAAGGAGTCTGATTCGGTCCAAAACAACCAGCTGGCCTTCAGCCTCCTGGAGGAAGAGCTGGGCATCCCTCCCATCATATCAGCCAGTGACATGGCCACCAAGGAACAGATAGACAAGCTCTCCATGGTGCTCTACCTCACACAGATCCACGATGCCTTCAACGAAAGGACGCCCACGAGAG AACCCCCGAGCCTTCTGACACCGTCGAAGACCCTGTCATTTCAGGCTGTGTTCTTCCTCAACAAGCTCAAGCACAACTCTCTGCAAAGACGCAAG GAGAGACTGGCAGCCGAGACAGAAGAAAAAGATAAAAGGAtgaggatgggagatgaggaagat CCTgtagcccctctctcagcccctgaGGTGACCCCTGACCCTGAACTAAGCCCGACGTCAATGAACAATGAGGAGTGTTACTTCTGCGGCCAGAGGGTCTATGTGCTGGAAAGGATCAGCACCGAGGGCAAGTTCTTCCACCGTAGCTGCTTCACCTGCCAGCAGTGTGGTACCACCCTCAGACTTGGCAGATATACATTTAACCAGCACACGG GGAAGTTCTACTGTGAGCTGCACTCTGAACagatagggaacagggaacaatcCCCATCCGTTAAG GATACCATCGGAGGTCACGAGGAGAGAGGTGTGAATTCGATCTCCAGTGAAGACCCCTCACCTTGTCCCTCTGAGGACGATGAGTACTATCTAGACTCGGGTCCTCCTAAACCCATGGAGTCTCTGCATCTTCAGAGTCAGGAAGACCCCAGTAGCAAACAGCCTAACCCTGTAGAGGAGCACCCGGTCTCACCAAAACCACCCATAGACGTTTTCACAGAGAAAGTTTTTGAGGACTgtgaggtagaggaagaggggaaggaggggggtgAGGATGCCCCCTCGGATCCTCTGACCCCTGTCCCAAAACCTCGCCACTCTCGCTCGTCCATCCCAAGCCCTCAGGCCTCCCCTCCTGTACCCAAACCACGCACCGTCCTCCTCACCCCAAAAGGGGACACGTCACCAGCCCATGTAGGGGAGAAGGGTTCCCCCAGGGCAGAAAGAGAAAAAGGGACTCCCAAGGCAGCCCCTGACTCCAGGCCGAAGCCATCCCTGCGGAAGCTGCAGCTGACCGACGAGGAGAAGAACCACCTAGTTAACTTGAGCTTCAGCCTGGACTCTGACTCAGAGACACCCGGttcttcctcctgctcctcttcctcaGCCACAGCAGGGGGTCCCTGCCCACCCAAACCCCCAG GTGCAGACggccaggaggaggagggctaCTGGAGTGGGGGCCCTGGGTCGGGGGGCCCTGGGTCGGGGGGCCACATACGGGAGCACAGGAACCGCCGCTGCTTCAGGAGGAAAGAGGAACCAGCGGCGGGCCGGGGTCAGCACGCCAGGGTCCGCTCCAAGTTCTCCCCCTGGAACTTGTCCTCTCCTCGGCTGGGGAGGGACCAACGCTTCAGCGTCCTCAACAGCCACCCAG AAGTACACCATGGCCACAGTGTATCTGAGGAAGATtgtgctgatgatgatgatgaggacgaGGAAGAGGATGAGTTGGATATGTTTGCACCAGATGGCTTGGATTTATATGACGATAAG TTCCAGACCATCCCTTCAGACCCTGTGGAGGCTGAGAAACTGGAGCTGTTGAAGATGAGGACGTTGGATCGACGGGCCAAGGCGTGTGAGATGCAGCGCTTCCACAAAGCACAG TCTATTCAGAGACGCCTGGAGGAGATTGAGGTGACGTTTAAAGAGCTGGAGGATAAAGGTGTGGTGTTGGAGCAGGTACTCCGAGGAGAGGAAG GCAGTGGCGGTTCCCCTGAGATGATCGACCAGTGGATCCATCTGGTCCATCAGAAGAACGCCTTGGTCTCTGAGGAGTCAGACCTCATGGTGGC GTCTCGACAGCTGGAGTTGGAGGACAAACAGAGTATGCTGGAGATGGAGCTCAGACAATACATGGCGCTGGATG ACTCTGAGAAGACGGCGGAGAAGCAGGCAGAAGAGGACCGTGTGCTACAGGAGATGCTGGAGGTGGTTGACATGAGGAACTCTCTGGTGTCCTTCCTGGATGAGAAGCGACTCAAGGAGATCGAGAGTGACAAGCAGCAGGCCACCTCGCTGTTAGAGGCCAAGAGACACTCCACAGCCTCAGCAGGGGCACAGGTGCACTGGGCgtga